A portion of the Streptomyces sp. NBC_01335 genome contains these proteins:
- a CDS encoding penicillin-binding transpeptidase domain-containing protein produces the protein MRSGAKVALVGGAFVLVAGGLSYGAYSVLFDDGGGGGLGTKTAAPAAVKTGPPDAKEIAETSKAFFAAWSSGNGPGAAQLTNNEADAEPVLTGYSTEAHIEHVVITPGPAVGAKVPYTVKGTVSFEGQSKPLAYSSELTVVRGLTTGKPLVDWQPTVVHPKLTKGATLVTGEPSAPEIEAVDRNGVVLTKEKYPSLGPIIATLRKKYGAKSGGTAGVETWIKGADESTPDVTLLTLAKGKPGKVQTTIDANVQAAAEKAVKQFSGASVVAVRPSTGAIRAIANNPVTEFNVALEGEQAPGSTMKIVTAAMLLERGKATANGVVPCTPDATYMSRTFHNLNNFSLPEGSTFTQTFANSCNTGFIKLIDEVDDDSALAKEAKDVFGIGLDWKTGVTTFDGSVPEEVGGEAAAQYIGQGTIQMNVLNMASITATARTGTFIQPVIVPLDLDGRTPAKASRSLPSSVVQQLNSMMRATATWGTGAEAMASVGGDKGAKTGSAEVDGQGKSNSWFTGFSDDLAAAGVVQSGGHGGTAAGPIVAAVLRAG, from the coding sequence ATGCGAAGCGGAGCCAAAGTCGCCCTTGTCGGTGGCGCGTTCGTGCTGGTGGCCGGGGGGCTGAGTTACGGGGCGTACTCGGTGCTGTTCGACGACGGGGGAGGCGGCGGCCTCGGCACCAAGACCGCCGCGCCCGCTGCGGTGAAGACCGGGCCGCCGGACGCGAAGGAGATCGCCGAGACCTCGAAGGCGTTCTTCGCGGCGTGGTCCTCCGGAAACGGTCCGGGGGCCGCGCAGTTGACGAACAACGAGGCGGACGCGGAGCCCGTACTGACCGGGTACTCCACCGAGGCGCACATCGAGCACGTGGTGATCACCCCGGGTCCGGCGGTCGGGGCGAAGGTCCCGTACACGGTGAAGGGGACCGTCTCGTTCGAGGGACAGAGCAAGCCGCTCGCGTATTCCTCCGAGTTGACCGTGGTGCGCGGGCTGACCACCGGCAAGCCGCTCGTCGACTGGCAGCCGACCGTCGTCCACCCGAAGTTGACGAAGGGGGCGACGCTCGTCACCGGCGAGCCGTCCGCGCCGGAGATCGAGGCGGTGGACCGCAACGGTGTGGTGCTGACCAAGGAGAAGTACCCGTCGCTCGGGCCGATCATCGCCACGCTCCGCAAGAAGTACGGGGCGAAGTCGGGGGGCACCGCCGGCGTCGAGACGTGGATCAAGGGCGCGGACGAGTCCACGCCCGACGTCACCCTGCTCACGCTCGCCAAGGGCAAGCCCGGCAAGGTCCAGACGACCATCGACGCGAACGTCCAGGCGGCGGCGGAGAAGGCCGTGAAGCAGTTCAGCGGGGCGTCGGTCGTCGCGGTCAGGCCGTCCACCGGAGCCATCCGGGCCATCGCCAACAACCCCGTGACCGAGTTCAACGTGGCGCTGGAGGGCGAACAGGCGCCCGGATCGACGATGAAGATCGTGACCGCCGCCATGCTGCTGGAGCGCGGCAAGGCCACGGCGAACGGGGTGGTCCCCTGCACCCCGGACGCGACGTACATGAGCCGCACCTTCCACAACCTGAACAACTTCTCGCTCCCGGAAGGCAGTACCTTCACCCAGACCTTCGCGAACTCCTGCAACACCGGATTCATCAAGCTGATCGACGAGGTGGACGACGACTCCGCGCTCGCGAAGGAGGCGAAGGACGTCTTCGGGATCGGGCTGGACTGGAAGACCGGGGTCACCACCTTCGACGGCAGCGTGCCGGAGGAGGTCGGCGGTGAGGCCGCCGCCCAGTACATCGGGCAGGGCACGATCCAGATGAACGTCCTCAACATGGCGTCCATCACCGCCACCGCCCGCACCGGGACGTTCATCCAGCCGGTCATCGTGCCGCTGGACCTGGACGGCCGGACGCCGGCGAAGGCGTCGCGCTCGCTGCCGTCCTCAGTCGTCCAGCAGCTCAACTCCATGATGCGGGCCACCGCCACATGGGGCACCGGCGCCGAGGCCATGGCCTCCGTCGGTGGCGACAAGGGTGCGAAGACCGGGTCGGCGGAGGTCGACGGGCAGGGCAAGTCCAACAGCTGGTTCACCGGATTCAGCGACGACCTGGCGGCGGCCGGGGTGGTCCAGTCCGGCGGCCACGGTGGCACCGCGGCAGGGCCGATCGTCGCGGCGGTCCTGCGCGCGGGGTGA
- a CDS encoding dolichyl-phosphate-mannose--protein mannosyltransferase, with product MTSTAPDARQGHDAGDELPGEQPSPWERRLHRFGHVPRKDIGLRERLIPPYNRPSPRTWGVLGVPPVLADRLERWSGWGGPLLVTLVAGVLRFWRLGQPDAVIFDETYYAKDAWALINQGYEGAWPKDVDKLILSDPSRVKVPVDPGYVVHPPVGKWVIGLGEQMFGLTPFGWRFMVALLGTLSVLLLCRIGRRMFRSTFLGCLAGLLLAVDGLHFVMSRTALLDLVLMFFVVAAFGCLVNDRDWARRKLAEALPVDEEGVLRPDARIAETLRLGWRPWRLAAGLMLGLAFGTKWNGLYILAAFAVMSVLWDVGARRTAGAFRPYAAVLRRDLLPAFVSTVPVALATYLVSWTGWLITDKGYDRHWADTEEGQHSGWTWLPDWLRSLWHYERQVYDFHVGLTSGHTYQSNPWSWIVLGRPVSYFYEEPTCSDSATGKCAREVLALGTPLLWWAACFALVYVMWRWLFRRDWRAGAIACGVAAGWVPWFFYQERTIFFFYAVVFVPFLCLAVTMMIGAMIGPAAGTGTRAELGLPTSDPTGERRRAIGAVAAGLLVLLIVWNFIYFWPLYTGTPIPEPDWRNRMWLDSWV from the coding sequence GTGACGAGTACTGCGCCCGACGCCCGGCAGGGCCACGACGCCGGGGACGAGCTCCCCGGCGAGCAGCCTTCTCCCTGGGAGCGGCGGCTGCACCGCTTCGGCCACGTGCCCCGGAAGGACATCGGGCTGCGCGAACGCCTCATCCCTCCCTACAACCGGCCGAGCCCCCGCACCTGGGGAGTCCTCGGGGTGCCACCGGTCCTCGCGGACCGGCTGGAACGGTGGTCCGGCTGGGGCGGCCCGCTGCTGGTGACTCTGGTCGCCGGGGTGCTGCGCTTCTGGCGGCTGGGGCAGCCCGACGCGGTGATATTCGACGAGACGTACTACGCCAAGGACGCCTGGGCCCTGATCAACCAGGGGTACGAGGGTGCCTGGCCCAAGGACGTCGACAAGCTCATCCTGAGCGACCCGTCCCGGGTGAAGGTCCCCGTCGACCCCGGATACGTGGTGCACCCGCCGGTCGGGAAGTGGGTCATCGGGCTCGGCGAGCAGATGTTCGGCCTCACGCCGTTCGGCTGGCGGTTCATGGTGGCCCTGCTCGGCACCCTGTCCGTGCTGCTGCTGTGCCGGATCGGGCGGCGGATGTTCCGCTCGACGTTCCTCGGGTGCCTGGCGGGCCTGCTGCTCGCGGTGGACGGGCTGCACTTCGTGATGAGCCGCACCGCCCTGCTCGACCTGGTGCTGATGTTCTTCGTGGTCGCGGCGTTCGGCTGTCTGGTGAACGACCGCGACTGGGCCCGCCGCAAACTCGCCGAAGCCCTCCCGGTGGACGAGGAGGGGGTGCTGCGCCCGGACGCCCGGATCGCGGAGACCCTGCGCCTGGGGTGGCGGCCCTGGCGGCTCGCGGCCGGGCTGATGCTGGGCCTCGCCTTCGGCACCAAGTGGAACGGCCTCTACATCCTGGCCGCGTTCGCCGTCATGTCGGTCCTCTGGGACGTGGGCGCCCGCCGCACCGCCGGCGCGTTCCGCCCGTACGCGGCGGTCCTCCGCCGCGACCTGCTGCCCGCCTTCGTCTCGACGGTCCCGGTCGCGCTGGCCACGTACCTCGTCTCCTGGACGGGCTGGCTGATCACGGACAAGGGATACGACCGCCACTGGGCGGACACCGAGGAGGGCCAACACAGCGGCTGGACCTGGCTCCCCGACTGGCTGCGCAGCCTCTGGCACTACGAGCGCCAGGTCTACGACTTCCACGTGGGCCTGACCTCCGGCCACACGTACCAGTCGAACCCCTGGAGCTGGATCGTCCTCGGCCGCCCGGTCTCGTACTTCTACGAGGAGCCCACCTGCTCCGACTCGGCGACCGGCAAGTGCGCCCGCGAGGTCCTCGCGCTCGGCACCCCGCTGCTCTGGTGGGCGGCCTGCTTCGCCCTGGTCTACGTGATGTGGCGGTGGCTCTTCCGCCGCGACTGGCGGGCGGGCGCCATCGCCTGCGGGGTCGCGGCGGGCTGGGTGCCGTGGTTCTTCTACCAGGAACGCACGATCTTCTTCTTCTACGCGGTCGTCTTCGTGCCGTTCCTCTGTCTCGCCGTCACGATGATGATCGGCGCGATGATCGGCCCGGCCGCCGGCACCGGCACCCGCGCGGAGCTGGGCCTCCCCACCTCCGACCCCACCGGCGAACGCCGCCGCGCCATCGGCGCGGTGGCGGCGGGGCTGCTGGTGCTGCTGATCGTCTGGAACTTCATCTACTTCTGGCCCCTCTACACGGGGACGCCGATCCCGGAGCCGGACTGGCGGAACCGGATGTGGCTGGATTCCTGGGTGTAG
- a CDS encoding serine hydrolase domain-containing protein, protein MSTGPAVARTAPVGPDAHGRGAGADAALLARAAEAIGPAPDLVLALSRHGHRTLHLTGTAPEPEDRPRDRLRYELGSASKTFTGLLLARLVAAGRLSYDAPAAELLAPGHPVHPAVRAITLRHLITHTSGLPGLPAGFYPQAVPRWTTAPYAGYDADRVVRAFLRARPRHAPGTRWHYSNFAVAVLAHTLAATTGTPWEVLVDREVLAPLHLDATALGPGRPGADATGHGRGGAPVPVLDIGGFAGAGAVRSTPHDLLTFLEAHLAASGAYAGTEAAGVTPFVPPPDAALAAALAGMRRPVLRRGLRHTHTHTLTWFQHASPHGPVNFHAGATPGQQAFLGYRPDTGTALAAVCTRRVSLGDPFVATVHGVLTE, encoded by the coding sequence GTGAGTACGGGCCCCGCCGTCGCCCGTACCGCACCCGTCGGCCCCGACGCCCACGGCCGGGGCGCCGGGGCCGACGCGGCCCTGCTGGCCCGGGCGGCCGAGGCGATCGGCCCGGCACCCGACCTGGTGCTCGCGCTCAGCCGCCACGGACACCGCACCCTGCACCTCACCGGCACCGCGCCGGAGCCGGAGGACCGGCCGCGCGACCGGCTCCGGTACGAGCTCGGCTCGGCGTCCAAGACCTTCACCGGGCTGCTGCTCGCCCGGCTGGTCGCCGCGGGCCGCCTCTCGTACGACGCCCCTGCGGCGGAACTCCTGGCGCCCGGCCACCCGGTTCACCCGGCCGTGCGGGCGATCACCCTGCGCCATCTGATCACCCACACCTCGGGGCTCCCCGGGCTGCCCGCCGGTTTCTACCCGCAGGCGGTACCGCGCTGGACCACCGCCCCGTACGCCGGTTACGACGCCGACCGGGTCGTGCGCGCCTTCCTGCGGGCCCGCCCGCGCCACGCGCCCGGGACCCGCTGGCACTACTCGAACTTCGCCGTCGCGGTCCTGGCCCACACCCTCGCCGCCACGACCGGCACGCCGTGGGAGGTCCTCGTCGACCGGGAGGTGCTCGCCCCGCTGCACCTGGACGCCACCGCGCTCGGCCCCGGACGCCCCGGCGCCGACGCGACGGGCCACGGGCGCGGCGGGGCCCCGGTGCCGGTGCTCGACATCGGCGGGTTCGCCGGGGCGGGGGCCGTCCGGTCCACCCCGCACGACCTGCTCACCTTCCTGGAGGCGCACCTCGCGGCCAGCGGCGCGTACGCCGGTACCGAGGCGGCCGGGGTCACCCCGTTCGTACCGCCGCCGGACGCCGCCCTGGCCGCCGCGCTGGCGGGGATGCGGCGGCCGGTGCTGCGCCGGGGTCTCCGGCACACCCACACCCACACGCTGACGTGGTTCCAGCACGCGTCGCCGCACGGCCCGGTGAACTTCCACGCCGGGGCGACCCCCGGGCAGCAGGCGTTCCTCGGCTACCGCCCGGACACCGGGACCGCGCTGGCCGCCGTCTGCACCCGGCGGGTGTCGCTCGGGGACCCGTTCGTGGCGACGGTCCACGGAGTGCTGACGGAGTGA
- the rsmI gene encoding 16S rRNA (cytidine(1402)-2'-O)-methyltransferase yields MTETPGTPGKPTTGTLVLAGTPIGDVADAPPRLAAELETADVVAAEDTRRLRRLTQALGIHTTGRVVSYFEGNESARTPELVEALTGGARVLLVTDAGMPSVSDPGYRLVAAAVEKDIKVTAVPGPSAVLTALALSGLPVDRFCFEGFLPRKAGERLGRLREVGDERRTMVFFEAPHRLDDTLAAMAEVFGADRRAAVCRELTKTYEEVKRGPLGELAVWAAEGVRGEITVVVEGAGDTGAEELDAAELVRRVQVREEAGERRKEAIAAVAADAGLPKREVFDAVVAAKNAARAPGTPTA; encoded by the coding sequence GTGACTGAAACGCCTGGAACGCCTGGAAAGCCGACGACCGGAACGCTGGTTCTCGCGGGGACCCCCATCGGCGACGTGGCGGACGCCCCGCCGCGTCTCGCCGCCGAGCTGGAGACGGCCGACGTCGTAGCGGCCGAGGACACCCGCCGGCTGCGCCGCCTGACCCAGGCGCTCGGCATCCACACCACGGGGCGGGTCGTCTCGTACTTCGAGGGGAACGAGTCCGCCCGCACCCCGGAGCTGGTCGAGGCGCTGACCGGCGGCGCGCGGGTGCTGCTGGTGACCGACGCGGGGATGCCGTCCGTCTCCGACCCCGGCTACCGCCTGGTCGCCGCCGCCGTCGAGAAGGACATCAAGGTCACCGCCGTGCCCGGCCCCTCGGCGGTCCTCACCGCGCTGGCGCTCTCCGGTCTGCCGGTGGACCGGTTCTGCTTCGAGGGCTTCCTGCCCCGCAAGGCGGGCGAGCGCCTCGGCCGCCTGCGCGAGGTCGGCGACGAGCGCCGCACCATGGTCTTCTTCGAGGCCCCGCACCGCCTGGACGACACCCTCGCCGCGATGGCCGAGGTCTTCGGCGCGGACCGCCGGGCCGCCGTCTGCCGCGAGCTGACGAAGACGTACGAGGAAGTGAAGCGCGGCCCGCTCGGCGAGTTGGCGGTGTGGGCGGCCGAGGGCGTACGCGGCGAGATCACCGTCGTCGTGGAGGGCGCGGGCGACACCGGCGCCGAGGAGCTCGACGCGGCGGAGTTGGTGCGCCGGGTCCAGGTCCGCGAGGAGGCGGGGGAGCGCCGCAAGGAGGCCATCGCCGCCGTCGCCGCGGACGCCGGGCTGCCCAAGCGCGAGGTGTTCGACGCGGTGGTCGCCGCGAAGAACGCGGCCCGCGCACCGGGCACGCCCACCGCCTGA
- a CDS encoding DUF6895 family protein, which yields MTADQATADRTATDRPGAGSAAEHPAAVAALTGLVREVRDRALAWTEEHLAGFVLPEDVLEPHTKVDHTLKPLGELAQLCSTAQRVTAPGDPARATADRLVAFAWEQTRSGDLMLELLRSEPFAAYPFEIYAAFAGHGLRHEGFERLARRVAATRGWAFTEQHANRQLGLINSERRVGIAPHADAEAVLRRTWLGGLCEPWMLERASGYSLTHAAYHVTDWGIAPERMPADLDLYLRDWLPPWVDGCLESDQWDLTAELLAVGAGLPGAPPVELFAAAWPVLARVQHPSGCLPETGPPVPPGDAADEEPYPFLACYHSTLVTVFAASLTVARLEGPRTSTRSGREHSA from the coding sequence GTGACCGCGGACCAGGCGACGGCGGACCGGACGGCGACGGACCGGCCCGGCGCCGGGAGCGCGGCGGAGCACCCGGCGGCCGTCGCCGCGCTCACCGGCCTCGTACGCGAGGTGCGCGACCGCGCGCTGGCCTGGACCGAGGAGCACCTGGCCGGCTTCGTCCTCCCCGAGGACGTGCTGGAGCCGCACACCAAGGTCGACCACACCCTCAAGCCGCTCGGCGAGCTGGCCCAGCTGTGCAGCACGGCCCAACGGGTCACCGCCCCCGGCGACCCGGCCCGTGCCACCGCCGACCGGCTGGTCGCCTTCGCCTGGGAGCAGACCCGCTCCGGCGATCTGATGCTGGAGCTCCTGCGCTCCGAGCCCTTCGCCGCGTACCCCTTCGAGATCTACGCGGCCTTCGCCGGTCACGGGCTGCGCCACGAGGGGTTCGAGCGGCTCGCCCGCCGGGTCGCCGCCACCCGGGGCTGGGCCTTCACCGAGCAGCACGCCAACCGGCAGCTGGGGCTGATCAACTCGGAGCGCCGGGTCGGCATCGCCCCGCACGCGGACGCCGAGGCGGTGCTGCGCCGCACCTGGCTGGGCGGTCTCTGTGAGCCGTGGATGCTGGAGCGCGCCTCCGGCTACTCGCTGACCCACGCGGCGTACCACGTCACCGACTGGGGCATCGCCCCCGAGCGGATGCCCGCCGACCTGGACCTCTATCTGCGGGACTGGCTGCCGCCCTGGGTGGACGGCTGTCTGGAGAGCGACCAGTGGGACCTGACCGCCGAGCTGCTGGCGGTCGGCGCGGGCCTGCCGGGCGCCCCGCCGGTGGAGCTGTTCGCCGCCGCCTGGCCGGTGCTCGCCCGGGTACAGCACCCGAGCGGGTGCCTCCCGGAGACCGGCCCTCCGGTGCCGCCCGGGGACGCGGCGGACGAGGAGCCGTACCCGTTCCTGGCCTGCTACCACTCCACGCTGGTGACGGTCTTCGCCGCCTCGCTCACGGTCGCCCGGCTGGAGGGCCCCCGCACATCCACGAGATCCGGAAGGGAACATTCCGCATGA
- a CDS encoding DUF6895 family protein — protein MSGIQQIHEVGAKALKWLHAHREGFRLEDDPSPEAGMLDRFKPLGELALIGKVIFREGVAGSQQASLARSLLDHAWHELLDSGHRLLEGQRREPLSPVPMEVYVPFKELGYAHQGLEAAVRLNHRLASSGRLEVLPVRRLGLSTIERRFGLPASLPEDEAFRRTWLAARPEPWTVEGHIGYDITHTVFHLTDWGESPRGLPPEIAEYLALWLPVWLDDWLDLKRWDLLGELLVVDACLPEPTLDPAAWRGFAAAQEPDGAMPVFEGMPEGDAESVFDLVYHSTLVAAFASALAVSRSLSDLSSTASA, from the coding sequence ATGAGCGGTATCCAGCAGATCCACGAGGTGGGCGCGAAGGCCCTGAAGTGGCTGCACGCCCATCGGGAGGGCTTCCGGCTGGAGGACGACCCGTCGCCCGAGGCCGGGATGCTGGACCGGTTCAAGCCACTGGGCGAACTGGCGCTCATCGGCAAGGTGATCTTCCGCGAGGGCGTCGCCGGCTCCCAGCAGGCGTCCCTCGCCCGCTCCCTCCTGGACCACGCCTGGCACGAACTGCTGGACTCCGGCCACCGGCTCCTGGAGGGCCAGCGCCGCGAACCGCTCTCGCCGGTGCCGATGGAGGTCTACGTACCGTTCAAGGAGCTGGGGTACGCGCACCAGGGCCTGGAAGCGGCCGTCCGCCTCAACCACCGGCTGGCCAGCTCGGGACGGCTTGAGGTGCTGCCCGTGCGCCGCCTGGGCCTCTCCACCATCGAGCGCCGTTTCGGACTGCCCGCGAGCCTCCCGGAGGACGAGGCGTTCCGGCGCACCTGGCTCGCCGCGCGGCCCGAGCCGTGGACCGTGGAGGGCCACATCGGCTACGACATCACCCACACCGTCTTCCACCTCACCGACTGGGGCGAGTCCCCCCGGGGGCTGCCGCCGGAGATCGCCGAGTACCTCGCGCTCTGGCTGCCCGTCTGGCTGGACGACTGGCTCGACCTGAAGCGCTGGGACCTCCTCGGCGAGCTGCTGGTGGTCGATGCCTGCCTGCCCGAGCCGACGCTCGACCCGGCCGCCTGGCGCGGCTTCGCCGCCGCGCAGGAGCCGGACGGGGCGATGCCGGTGTTCGAAGGGATGCCGGAGGGTGACGCGGAGTCGGTGTTCGACCTCGTCTACCACTCGACGCTGGTGGCGGCGTTCGCCTCGGCGCTTGCGGTCTCCCGCTCCCTGTCGGACCTCTCCTCGACGGCCTCCGCGTGA
- a CDS encoding TatD family hydrolase yields MSRTEAPPLPEPLRVPVADSHTHLDMQDGTVEEALARAAAVNVTTVVQVGCDLAGSRWAAETAAAHPQVHASVALHPNEAPRIVHGDPEGRTREGVRAPGGKAALDEALAEIDALAALAHVRGVGETGLDHFRTEPEGRAAQEESFRAHIEIAKRHGKALVIHDREAHADVLRVLAEAGAPERTVFHCYSGDAEMARICARAGYFMSFAGNVTFKNAQPLRDALAVAPAELVLVETDAPFLTPAPYRGRPNAPYLIPVTLRAMAEVKGVDEDTLAATIDANTARAFDY; encoded by the coding sequence ATGAGCCGTACCGAAGCGCCGCCGCTGCCCGAACCCCTGCGGGTTCCGGTCGCCGATTCGCACACCCACCTGGACATGCAGGACGGCACCGTGGAGGAGGCCCTCGCGCGGGCCGCCGCCGTCAACGTCACCACCGTCGTCCAGGTCGGCTGCGACCTCGCCGGGTCGCGCTGGGCCGCCGAGACGGCCGCCGCCCACCCCCAGGTGCACGCCTCGGTCGCCCTCCACCCCAACGAGGCGCCGCGCATCGTCCACGGCGACCCCGAGGGCCGCACCCGCGAAGGGGTCCGCGCGCCGGGCGGCAAGGCCGCGCTGGACGAGGCGCTCGCGGAGATCGACGCGCTCGCCGCCCTCGCCCACGTACGCGGCGTCGGCGAGACCGGCCTCGACCACTTCCGTACGGAACCCGAGGGCCGCGCCGCCCAGGAGGAGTCGTTCCGGGCGCACATCGAGATCGCCAAGCGGCACGGCAAGGCCCTCGTCATCCACGACCGCGAGGCCCACGCCGACGTACTGCGCGTCCTCGCCGAGGCCGGCGCCCCGGAGCGCACGGTCTTCCACTGCTACTCCGGCGACGCCGAGATGGCCCGGATCTGCGCGCGGGCCGGCTACTTCATGTCCTTCGCCGGCAACGTCACCTTCAAGAACGCCCAGCCGCTGCGGGACGCCCTCGCCGTCGCCCCCGCCGAGCTGGTGCTCGTCGAGACCGACGCCCCCTTCCTCACCCCGGCGCCCTACCGCGGCCGCCCCAACGCCCCCTACCTCATCCCCGTCACCCTCCGGGCGATGGCCGAGGTCAAGGGCGTCGACGAGGACACCCTCGCCGCGACCATCGACGCCAATACGGCACGGGCCTTCGACTACTGA